The DNA window TAACGGATTGAATTGGAGAAAAATTATATTCTCTAATGAAAATAAACGTTAAAAACTGTTTtgagtattttaaaatttaaaaattaaaatatctaattttaaaaaatttcaagaactcatttgaataattatatgtattttattatcTTACCTTATTAAAAGAGTATATGTATTTTAcggtcttttcttttttatgtaattttacaCAAAAACACAAATCTTCTCATATGGATTTTAGTTCAACTGTTCAACtcattcttaatattttttaatggaTTAATTGGTCAAATTAATTTCCAAAAGATCACTCATTcttcaaattaattttcgaaagctttttttaatcaaattcgcCTTCAAAACTTTTAAGTTAGTCATTTTAGTTTTTCCGTCACTTCCGTTACTAACGACGtcaaaatttattgatatgACACATTAAGTAACATCACAACACACCCTATAGTCTTAATTAGCAGCTAATATAATAAATgtatgaaattagatcaaattaatCTCAAATTGAGAGATTCTAATGTCTCAAgttatttctttaattatattttaatttgatctaattttataaatttattatgctaatagtcaattaaaatttatatgtgTATATTATAGTATTATTTAACatgttatattaataaattttttaactatcaacaaagaaaataataaaaagactAATATNNNNNNNNNNNNNNNNNNNNNtattattattattattgttatattccTTCTTCTGAGCTTCAGAGTATGTTGTTAATTCGACCACTTTCTCTACCAAATAGAAATCAGTTACGTAAACCAAAATGAAGATTTCTTTCATCACTGCATTTTCTCAATTTccgattttctttttcctcttcctctaAATCTCGTTTTCGATCTTTCCTATTTTACAATCATAACTCCAAACCTTCTAGAACCTTTCGCAACCTCAATCAGTCGGAGATGAGCAACGGGAAACTTTTTAGCATCGAATCTTTCGAGCTCAAGTTCCCCTGTCAGTTCCCATTTTTGTCATTCTCCTTCGATCTATTTTTCTCATCttctagaattttaaatttccatgattttctaattctttcttttcttctcattaGTTGAGTTGAAGAAGCAGATCTCGTGCGCTCTCCAATTGTTCAATAAGACTGATAGCTATGTAGCTTTCAAGGTAAATGgtgacatttttttttctagctttagcttccttctttttcaaaatccaaattGTTTGTCTCCTCATGCTCTTTATTTTCCTATCTTCAATTTGGAGAATTTGTTTTGACTAGTTGTTTTGATTCTATTATAAGATCTATTGAATTCACAATAACTGTAACTCTTCAGTAAGTGTTTGGTGTAATGcggtattaaaaaaattgtacgATAATTTGTTactattctattattttatttatttgttgatGTGATAAAATGTTTAATTTCCATGTTTACGTGTTGCATATTTGGTTTTGTTCAGGTGAAAACAACTAATCCGAAGAAGTATTGTGTTCGTCCAAACACAGGAATTGTCTTGCCACGATCAACATGTGATATTATGGGTACTAATACTTCTATGCACTATTATTGAACAGGCGAAAGGGAAAAATGGAATCAGTTATTGAACTTCTCAATTGAAGATTTATATACATGCACTATAATAAAATTGATGGCACTATAATAAAGTTGATGGAGCCTGGGACTAATTAAACCcttattctaatttaatttctaactaACTAGTTAACTTATGCTACTAATTAGAATATCTAATATCTCCCCTCAAGTTGGAGCATACATGTTGTATGTTCCTAACTTGGCCATGAAAAACTGAAATTGAGGTGTAAGGAGTGTTTTAGTGAGAATATCTGcaagttgatgcttgcttgaAAGGTGCATCAGCTTGATAATCCCATATGCGACTTTCTCTCGAATAAAGTGGCAGTCGATTTCAATGTGTTTGGACTTTTCATGTAAGGTTAAATTGGTAGACATCTGAATAGCCGATATGTTATTGCAAAAAACTATGGCTGAGTGGACCTCATGTGCATGAATTTTAGCAAAGCAACAAGTGCAAGCACCTTACAAGCAACATTTGCCAACGCCCGATATTCAGCCTCAGTTGAGCTTCTGAAAATCACATCttgtttcttgttcttccacgaTATCAAAGAATCACCCAAAAAGGTACAATACCTAGTGGTAGATTGCCTCATATCTAAACAACCACCCCAATCTGCATTAGCGTACATAATGCGATTGAATTTAGACTTAGATGAGAAAAGGAGCCCTTGTCCCGGTGCAGCTTTCAAGTAACGAAGGACATGATGAGTGGCATTTAAATGGGGAAGGCGCGGATCGGGCATAAACTGGGCCAATTTTACGACTACAAAGGTAATGTCTGGTCTGAAAATAGTCAAAGATATGAGGCGGCCAATCAGTCTTCTATAGTGGGATGGGTAAGGTACGGGATCGTCTTTACCAGCTCGAAGTTTAAGATTTGCATCTATAGGTGTGGTGGCAAGCTTATATCCTAAGTAACCTGTCTCTTTCAATAACAACATTGCATACTTTCTCTAAGTAAGCACCATGCTAGCTTTAGAGTGTGCAAGTTCTAAACCCAGAAAAAATTCGAGGTCACCCAAGATTTTGAGCTTGAATATTGATTGGAGTTTCAGCTTAACATTGTCAACCATCTCTTGCTCGGGGGCAGTAATAAtgatatcatccacataaacaaTGAGAAAAGTAGTCGcatcaccttctcccaaaacAAATAGAGACTAATCCTATTTGCATTGTGTGAACCCGTGGCTGAGGAGAGTATTGCAGAACTTGGTAAACCATTGCCGTGAAACTTGCCTTAGACCATACAAGGACCTTGTAAGCTTGTAAACTAATCCCCCTTTCCTTTGAGGATGGCCTAAGGGTAACTCCATGTAAACTTCTTCATCTAATTCGCTGTTGAGAAACGCATTGTTGATATCTAATTGGAGAAGACTCCAATTCTTGACCGCAGCAATGGTGAGGAGAGTCCTTACTGTGGTGATTTTTACGACCGGGATAAAGGTATCCCTAAAGTCGATCCCGGCTTGTTGAGTGTAGTCTTTGGAGACGAAGGGTGCCTTATAGCGCTCCGGTGTACCATCAGCCTTTAATTTGGCTTTGTACATCCATCGGCACCCGATTGCACGTTTGGCTTTGGGTAACTCGACCAAGATCCAAGTATTATTGGCTTTGAGGGCATCTATCTCTTTTTGCATGGCCTGCCGCCACTCTTTGAACTTGAGAGCTTGGTGATAGAATTGAGGTTCAGGAATGATGTTCAACTGAGCAATGGAATTGGGATATTTGGAGCTGAGCTTGTGAGCACTAAGGTGGTTAGTGAGAGGATATGGTGTTGAGATATGGTACACATAGTCATTTAAATATAATGGTGGCTGAGTGTGTCAGGTAGATCGTCGTAATGGTGGTGGCTGAGGCTAAGTGCTGGGGACGATGGAAGAAAGGCTTGGAGAATGGGGTGCAGGTGTGGAATTGGAGTGAGGTGAAGGTGGTAAATGTGATGAAGTAGGATCTAGAATAAGTTTAGGTAGTGCAAAGTCATGAAGCATATTTGTGTTAGATTGAAGATGAGGGGATTGACTAAAGGGCATGATGGTTTCATGAAATATAATATCTCTGGATTTGAAAAATTGTTGGTGTGAAGATTGTAAAGTTTATATCCTTTATAGCCAATAGGATAGCCAACAAAGACAGAGGGGTTAGCTCTTGGGCAAAATTTAGTTCTAGAATCGGGAGTAGTTGCTGCATAGGTAAGGCATCCAAAACTTCTCAAGGAATCATAGTTGGGTGTCTTGCTAAAAAGGAGTTCAAATGGTGGCTTGAAATGTAGAAGTTTGCTGGGAGTTTGGTTGATAAGGAAGGAAGCAGTGATGATGCATTCACCCCAAAAGGAAATGGGCACTATGGATTGGAAaagtaatgctcctgcaacatTCAAAAGGTGTTGATGCTTGCGTTCCACGACGGCATTCTGCTGCATATAATAAGGATAGGAGAATTGATACAAGACTCCTTGTTGCTGTAGGAATGCATCGAGAGCAAGTTCTTTGGCATTATCTGACCTGAAACACTTAATTCTTTTGCCAAATTGAGTTTCAATCAAGGCAAAAAAATTCTAAGCAATCTGTGGCCTCAGACTTGTGAGTTAGCATATAAATCCAACAAAAACGAATCGCATCATCAACAATTGTTAAgaagaaatatttttcattataagttGGGATATTGTAAAGTTCCCAAACATCACAATGTATAAGGTCAAAAGCATTGGAGGACATGTTATTATGTGATTTGAAAGGAAGTCTTTTGAATTCGCTAAGTGACAAACTTCACAAGTGTAATGGTCTGACTTATTTGGTAATTGCAAGATGTTATCTTAAATTCTGTAAAAAACTAAAAGGAGCATGTCTTAAACGTGCATGCCATAACTGGGATTTGCataaatttatttgattaaaacTAGTATGAAAGGTCGGATTAGACTGAGTAGAGACATAAGGATTTGAGGAACCATATGATGATGACTCGATTGGGGTGTCAACTTTCAGGATATAAAGTCCCTGCTGTAGGTTACCCTTCCCAATTTTCTTCGAAAACTTGTCCTAAATAACGAAGTGAGTGTATCCAATAGTTACAGTGAGTGAAGAATTAGAAAGTAAGAAAGACACTAATAGTAAATTGACTCAAAATTCAGGCACATAAAATACATTGTGGAGTGTAATATTGTTATTGATGAAAATTGAGCCTATGAAATTTGCAGAAAAGATGTCACCATTTGGTAAAGAAACTAAAAAGTTTTTAGAGGTATGAATGGACTCGAAGTGATAAATCATAAGCAATATGTATAGTGGCTCCACTATccaagatccaagaattatTGGGTAAATTTGACCTTAATATGGATGTGTTGAGAACAATACCTGTTGGGGTTGTGACGCTTGTGGATTCAGGAGTTGGAATTTCCTGAATTTGGTGATGGTTGAGTAAGGATAAGAGTTATTGAACTTGAGCAGAAGTCAGGTTGGGAGTGGCAGATGTTGATGGTTCCAAATTGGTAGACACATTGTGTACGGATGGCCTCGTATCTCTCCTTTCACCAAAATTTGGTGCTAATCCGTGGAGCTTGTAGCACTTATCGATTGTGTGCCCAAAAAAGCTACAATGAAAGCAAAGAGGACGATCTTTCTTGAGTGTGCCTTGGCCACGACCTTAAGGTTGAGTGGCATGAGGATTGCGGGCGAGGAAAGCAACCTGAGATTGTGGCAGTGAATTTAAGGAAGCTCTTAATGCTCCATGTTTCTCTTCTTGAGTCACCAAAGATAGCACCTTGTTAATCACAGGAAGAGGTTCCATGAGTAGGATTTGATCCCGAATTTTAGAGTAAGACTTATCTAGTCCCATCAAGAAGCAATGGACGTATTATGCTTGAAGAAATTCTTGTATAGCTCGAGCATCACCATAGTTGCATTGTACGGGTCTGTAGCAgttcaattcctctccaaaaaCTTTGATCTAAGTAAAGTATTGTGAGATGGTCATCGTGCCTTGGCGGAGATTCATCAAATCATGTTTTAACTCGAAAACGCGAAAAGCCATTGGCATGCTGAAAATCGCTCTTTCAAATCATTCCAAAGTTCAGCAGCTGAATTTGTATACACCAGTGAAGTGGCTATCTCTTTCGAAACAAAGTTCAGCAGCTGAATTTGTATACACCAGTGAAGTGGCTATCTCTTTCGAAACAGAGTTCAAAATCCAAGTGCTCACTACATCATTGACACACTGccatttttcaaatttctctgGTTTAGTGGTAGGATCATGTTGAGGAACAGAACCTGTGATAAAACCAAGCTTTCTCTTGGCATTGTGTAAGGGACTTGGGTATTATGGGTGCTCAAAGTCCCACATCGAGTAGTATGGGATGCTTGATGTTGTATATAAGGAGAGTGGTTATTCCCCCTTAACAGCTAGCTTTTAAGGTGTGGTTCCCCACTTTCCTTAGATACTTAACAATGGTATCAGAGCGTGGTTGTCAACGCCATGGAAAGGGCTACCTATAGGCTGGATTAGGGTGAATACCGAATACTGATAGACCGTAGCAAAGTGGCTACCGTTGGGTCAGTGTCGATAGAGTGAAGCCGCCGTGGACGTCGGCTCTCCAGAGCCGGTGTATTGTTAGGGACTTGGGTATTATGGGTGCTCAAAGTCCCACATCGAGTAATATGGGATGCTTGATGTTGTATATAAGGATAGTGGTTCTTCCCCCTTAACAACTAGCTTTTAAGGTGTGGATCCCCACTTTCCTTAGATACTTAACACATTGAGGGCTTTTCATATAGCGCGGCTCCTGAGTTGTTGAGTGACTAAGATCAAACCTAGTTGATCAGCCGGAGAGAGATTGTATGGATAGATCGTCATGGATGAAGCTGAAGAAGCAGCCGAAGACGGTGAAACGGAAGGCTCCATGAACACGCATGATGAATGTCTTCTCTTTGAGGCTCGTTGATCGGAAATTGCTGTTTCGATTCAAGAACAAGGATGAAACAAGCAAGATCTCATCAATCTCTATCGTGTGAGCTAAGAACtgaggaagaaagaagatacAGAAACGgcagagaggagagagagtggaAGGTTACGGAAGCTTCAAGAAGGATTTGCTTCTGATACCATATTGAACAGAGGAAAGGGAAAAACTCTGGTACagctaatttaatttctaactaACTTGTTAACTTATGCTACTAATCAGTACATCTAATAACTATTACTCTCCCTTTCCCCCTACATTATGATGTTATTGGTTATCATCCATTAATGTTCActtttttctactatttttttgGTTAATAAGTTGCCATGCAGGCGCAAAAGGAAGCGCCACCTGATATGCAATGCAAGGATAAATTTCTTCTTCAGAGTGTGAAAACTTTTGACGGTGCTTCTACAAAAGATATCAATTCAGAAATGGTATAATACTTAATAATAGTTGCCTTTgcattttcatttaatttctttttcacctttttggtttgaattttaaatcttaTGCTGCTTTGTCTAGTTCAACAAAGAGGCAGGGCATTTGGTTGAGGAGTGTAAATTGAGAGTGGTGTATGTTTCTCCACCTCAACCACCATCTCCAGTCCCAGAAGGTTCCGAGGAAGGGTCATCGCCTAAAGGTTCTGTTTCAGAAAATGGGAATGTCAGTAGTGTTGACTTCACACAAGTGGGTTCTTAACTTGTCCTCAATTGGATGAACCTTAACCTTTCTCCAAGTGAAAATCCGATGATGTCAATTGGGATTCCTTTTATTATTGAATATTGCAGGCATCAAGAGAATTTACTGAAAGATCCGATACTCAAGACAAATATGCAGaggtaaagaaagaaaaagtgtgTTGTagttattagaaaaattaatttttatttattggtagctaatttgttgattgataaatCTTTATTTCTAATATGGAAGTTTTAGAAAGAATATCAACTATAACCGAGTTATCTTGTTCAATCATTTAAAGAAATCATATCGTTTTGTTTGTCTGTTAATTTGTACGACTTCTGGTTGTTTTCATGTCATTTTGCTTAGTTTGTGATCAAATGTTGACAATTGAGCTCTTTAGAAACTATTTCATGCCCTTACTTGGAGCATAATAATTGGAGAACATTTCAGTACTATGCAgagtttgtatgtttccttCTGTGTCATTGATTGATTGGCATTGCTAGTAGTTGACCCTACGACCTTCTTTCTACAACTCAGTCAACTCTACAATTTTAATTCTATGGAATACATGAGCATGAGAATTTTTAGAAGAGCTCTGCCCGAGTTGAGAAATGGTTTATGCCTAACTTACTAAGTGGCCTGGGGATCACAGATTCTTCTCTAATATCAAATTTGGAGGATAAGTTCATATTTTCAAGTCCCAATGATGGTGTTGTTATTGTGTGGCAACGTTATTTTGATTATAATTGTTTTATTGCAGGGAAGGGCTCTTATCACAAGATTGACTGAAGAAAAAAGTAATGCAATTCAACAGAACAACAAGTTCCATCAGGAACCGGTGAGCTTTAATCAAATATGGTTTAGATAATTTTATCTACCAATTTGTATAGTCTATATTGATGTCTTTCTGGCAATTATATTTGTAGTGTTTGCTATTAAAGCAATATATACCACAGATATTAAAGTCTCTAAAACACCATCAAAATCTGATGCTCTTTCTAACTATCTATTTTAAAAGCATATATTCTCAGATAGATGTGGTAACAATCACAGTTCATGTCAAAGTAATGCTATGGGAGGGACCTTACATAATTTAAACTATTCTTTTGTTTTGCCTTCAAATATATTTTAAGGTGTTCTCCGAATTTGATGATTTTCAAGATATTGTGTATTGTTTGTGGGTTTCAATTTTTAGTAATATGAGATGAAAAGCACatattttcaacaccaatatgAGGTTTAGTTGTATGAACATTTTGTGTAGGACATGAAGTAATAATTGTGCTTCATTAGTTTTATATTGATTTTATGTATTGCATATATAATGTTTGCTTGTGTTGAGATTTTGCCTTTGCCATGACCCCTCTAATAGTCTGTTAGGGATTTGATTGTTCCGGTCAATTTCTTCCACATCAGGGTTTAAACAATTTCCTTTACACGTGCTACTCTATTGCATGTAGAGAGGGGCGCGAGCTCGTGCACATACAAACACAATCATGCACTTTAATTTGTGCCATGCACATGCATTAATTCTTTCAAACTTAGCTTTGCGCTCAAGAAAACATTTattttggtgattttactaattGTAGGATCTTCTGAAGCGTGAAGGCAATAAAAATCGCAGTGGAGTCTCCTTTATCATTATTGTATTAATTGGCTTACTTGGCATGATTATGGGGTATCTCATGAGGAAGACCTAATCAATTCTGCAATTtgatctctctttcttcttactccatttttgtttctattttttggtcTCGGATGGATAGCATTCTGGAAGTAGAAAACATTGGGGAATGTCATAGGTATAAGATTGCCCTTATTTGGGACTTGGCTCATACTTTCGGTACATGAATTCCTTTCGTAACTTAAAGAGGGGaactttatttgttatttctcTTGTTTATCTGGTGGCTCTTGGGTAAAGTCGAAGttgtaaaaaaaatgatgataagAGGCTCCTTTTCTTATCTTTCCATGTTAAAAATGTCCTTAGTACGTTACTTATGACAGTGTTCTATGTTTCTGTCGTAATCCCCCTTttatgtatgtgtgtgtgtatgtatATACATATTGATAGTTTCTCTCAAATAAGAGAAGCTCACAAAAAGGCTACAGGTACTCTTGAAGGGTGTATAAATCTCATCCTTTCGTGACTCATCAGATATATGTTACTCTGGTTTCCATTATTGGGTATTTTAGCacattttccttcttgtttagGGTTTCCATTATGAAGACGAGTTTTGTACTTAAAGATCACATATTCTGATTATTTTGGCTAATGACTTTATTCAAATTTATGGTGTCGAAAAAATATCGTAAAGCTTATGGCATAATACCTTCACTGTCAAATATCTGGTAGAAAATTGATGAATAACATGGATTCcggataataataaaaaggatagaaaaaaaaaacttggatacataaatgtgccagaaaaataaaaaatattattcatgaAATGTTGGTGTGTTAAAACGTTGGTGTTTGCCATAGTGCCTGCAACTACGGTCCAGAAATCAAATAGAAAGGAATGGGCTTCAAATTCATATATCTCTCCAACATCAAAAGTTGTTTATATTTTGGCAAATTCAACAAGTATTTACAAGGGCAGCTGAGGAGGccttagttcaaatggtaaattatatgtattttaATATGTTATATTTGGGTTGAACTTTGACAAATGTGTCAGGTATTGAATATTGAATATGAATCTTTTAGTATTGTGTGAATGAGTGTGTAGCGTGAGTATGTTATAGAGTTGTAATATTTAGGATTATaagttgtttaatttatttaaaaataaaaaaacaagtaTTTACAAGGTACCATAgtgtttttctataaatttttgGGTAATGCCACGGTGCGaaagcaatttttttttctcacctGCTGAAATGTGGTAGAagcagaagaaagaaaagtcaccaaaaaaaaaaagaagaaagaaacacGTATTTGCATTGGTTCCCATTTGGCCCGATAAATACCGTAATATTATAGAATTGACATAAAATGTGGGCCAAGTTATACTTAATTAATTAGCGTTAGTTTTTGCATATAATATGATGATTAGTTATTTgagtttttttgtttaaatcagatcaatttttggaaaaaaatgtgCTGGGTTTAAACTATTgaaggtaattttttttctgatttttaaaCGTGACAATACATTTAATTTTGCAATTAACCCATGTTTTGAATGTTTGTGGGTATAATGTGTTTTGGGAATATGATGTTTGTAGTGTTAAATTATTGTGTTTAAACCaatttgggttggtcgagtggtgagctcactcgtccgcttaaacaaGTGTCTGAAATTTGAACTCCGCCTTACGCATGCAGCAACTCATTGGCCAacggcaaacccttaaatggaacTCAGATTTGCGATggattagtccttaacctgTCGGGTTG is part of the Arachis duranensis cultivar V14167 chromosome 1, aradu.V14167.gnm2.J7QH, whole genome shotgun sequence genome and encodes:
- the LOC107485901 gene encoding vesicle-associated protein 1-2 gives rise to the protein MSNGKLFSIESFELKFPFELKKQISCALQLFNKTDSYVAFKVKTTNPKKYCVRPNTGIVLPRSTCDIMVAMQAQKEAPPDMQCKDKFLLQSVKTFDGASTKDINSEMFNKEAGHLVEECKLRVVYVSPPQPPSPVPEGSEEGSSPKGSVSENGNVSSVDFTQASREFTERSDTQDKYAEGRALITRLTEEKSNAIQQNNKFHQEPDLLKREGNKNRSGVSFIIIVLIGLLGMIMGYLMRKT